A stretch of Hydrogenothermus marinus DNA encodes these proteins:
- a CDS encoding cytochrome b/b6 domain-containing protein, with the protein MYEKLERVKRMTATMRIIHWTNVFCIIAAVITGLYIAHPYYQTLISTPAALKYVMAYNRLIHFFAALLLDVVSIVIFYLYFRSRFEKVYKKVIPTKQNLKEFWEVFLNLITLNRRKNFDSSHLDSFNAVYFTILHLLLLWMLFTGFYLYVQGLESGLSAIGSWWPALLHLATDWVGWLLGGQGGVRWWHHFTMWIILSWVAFHIYYQVWRTIFWKEGDIAIVFGGYKFRKLKKEEV; encoded by the coding sequence ATGTATGAAAAGCTAGAAAGAGTTAAAAGAATGACAGCAACTATGAGAATCATACATTGGACAAATGTATTTTGTATAATAGCAGCTGTAATTACTGGACTTTATATAGCACATCCTTATTATCAAACTCTCATATCTACACCAGCTGCTCTTAAGTATGTAATGGCTTATAATAGGTTGATACATTTTTTTGCTGCTTTACTTCTTGATGTTGTTTCTATTGTTATCTTTTATCTTTATTTTAGAAGCAGATTTGAAAAAGTTTATAAAAAAGTAATTCCTACTAAACAAAATTTAAAAGAATTTTGGGAAGTTTTTCTTAATCTTATAACATTAAATAGAAGAAAAAATTTTGATAGTTCTCATTTAGACAGCTTTAATGCTGTATATTTTACTATTCTACATCTTTTACTTTTATGGATGTTATTTACAGGATTTTATTTATATGTTCAAGGACTTGAAAGCGGACTTTCTGCAATTGGTAGTTGGTGGCCTGCATTACTACATTTAGCTACAGATTGGGTAGGTTGGCTACTTGGAGGGCAAGGTGGAGTAAGATGGTGGCATCACTTTACTATGTGGATAATTCTTTCTTGGGTAGCTTTTCACATATACTATCAAGTCTGGAGAACTATTTTCTGGAAAGAAGGAGATATAGCAATAGTATTTGGTGGATATAAATTTAGAAAACTTAAAAAGGAAGAGGTTTAA
- a CDS encoding nickel-dependent hydrogenase large subunit, whose amino-acid sequence MVKIQKTILSRVEGEIELKLIWEKGIIKDAFIIAPNFRGFEFILEGKPILDSLIITPRVCGICGHAHLMATVNALENLYKNAGYNIEISKKANLIRLITLSAEIVQNHLRWFYLFVFPDLLKLETYTEDLSEYIPIKGKQWQKAIDFSSKIVKVIAIFGGQWPHTSYSIPGGVVCDPTTFDITESISIVDSMIKYYEENIIGMKYENYLSIEDYKEFIEKSDKDLSKFLKLCFKHNLHKIGKAYNRFLTVSNIYPIFSQGATKRKKYNFNIKKLEEIDTYSFLTKKGIDFNGKKYSWAKAVRYEGFPYETGPLARRINNKDKLFLNLLADLKDTYIPRIWARIDEIIKLLLAMKKWLQEIDIKEPSYIKPKKNIKELEGIAYGLCEAARGSLIHKLEVKEGKIKKYDIITPSTWNLGPRCEKYLSPAEKAIIGLDNSLIAEMVLRSFDVCSVCTTH is encoded by the coding sequence ATGGTAAAAATTCAAAAGACAATATTAAGCAGAGTAGAAGGCGAAATAGAATTAAAATTAATATGGGAAAAAGGAATCATAAAAGATGCTTTTATCATAGCTCCTAATTTTAGAGGATTTGAATTTATACTTGAAGGAAAACCGATTTTAGATTCTCTTATAATAACTCCAAGAGTATGTGGTATTTGTGGACATGCTCATTTGATGGCTACAGTTAACGCTTTAGAAAATTTATATAAAAATGCAGGATATAATATTGAAATTTCTAAAAAAGCTAATTTAATTAGATTAATTACTCTTTCAGCAGAAATAGTACAAAATCATTTAAGGTGGTTTTATTTATTTGTTTTTCCTGATCTTTTAAAGTTAGAAACTTATACAGAAGATTTATCTGAATACATACCCATTAAAGGAAAACAATGGCAAAAGGCAATAGATTTTAGTTCTAAAATAGTCAAAGTTATAGCAATATTTGGAGGGCAATGGCCTCATACTTCATATTCTATTCCTGGAGGTGTAGTTTGTGATCCAACAACTTTTGATATAACAGAATCTATTTCAATAGTAGATAGTATGATTAAATATTATGAAGAAAATATTATCGGAATGAAATATGAAAATTATTTATCAATAGAAGATTATAAAGAATTCATTGAAAAATCAGATAAAGATTTAAGTAAATTTCTAAAGTTATGCTTTAAACATAATCTTCATAAAATAGGAAAAGCTTATAATAGATTTTTAACAGTATCTAATATATATCCTATTTTTTCTCAAGGAGCAACAAAAAGAAAAAAATACAACTTTAATATAAAAAAACTAGAAGAAATAGATACATATTCCTTTTTAACAAAAAAAGGGATAGATTTTAATGGAAAAAAATATTCGTGGGCTAAAGCAGTTAGATATGAAGGGTTTCCCTATGAAACAGGTCCTCTTGCAAGGAGAATAAACAATAAAGATAAATTATTTCTAAATTTATTAGCAGATTTAAAAGATACATATATACCAAGAATATGGGCAAGAATTGATGAAATAATTAAGCTTTTACTTGCTATGAAAAAATGGCTTCAAGAAATAGATATAAAAGAACCTTCTTATATAAAACCTAAAAAAAATATAAAAGAATTGGAAGGAATAGCTTATGGTTTATGTGAAGCTGCTAGAGGTTCCTTAATCCATAAATTAGAAGTAAAAGAAGGCAAAATAAAAAAATATGACATAATAACACCTTCAACTTGGAATTTAGGACCTCGTTGTGAGAAGTATTTATCTCCTGCAGAAAAAGCAATTATAGGATTAGATAATTCTTTAATTGCAGAAATGGTTTTAAGAAGCTTTGATGTTTGTTCTGTTTGCACTACTCATTAA
- a CDS encoding hydrogenase small subunit, which yields MQFFSREHMKNIFTKPTNYVDTNKGEKYYKSLYEKMRKRLDELKAMKPVREHDIKFEKALDMWELSRRDFLKWVSATTALLMLPPTFEPLVAEAAEVMNRIPIIWINIQDCDGNSEALLRSSAPTVDELILDYLSVEYHETLMAAAGDQAEKCLEDAVRDFKGKYLLFVEGSIPVGMPEAFTIGRHPETGVERVQRLAKDAAAVIAVGSCATFGGIPAAYPNPTGAVGVMDVVKGKPIVNIPACPHNPANSVGVIMHYILTGELPELDSLLRPKFAFGYRIHDNCERRAHFDAGEYVEEWGDEGAKNNFCLYKMGCKGPFTFNNCSIIRYNDGTNWPIGVGRGCIGCAEPDFWDKYATERPLANSDIHPPGLWGVEATVDKVGLGILTATAIGIGIHAVASAVAGKKEETK from the coding sequence ATGCAGTTCTTTAGTAGAGAACATATGAAAAACATCTTCACCAAGCCTACCAATTATGTTGATACAAACAAAGGAGAAAAATACTATAAGTCCCTTTATGAAAAAATGAGAAAAAGGCTTGATGAACTTAAAGCTATGAAACCTGTAAGGGAACATGATATCAAATTTGAAAAAGCTCTTGATATGTGGGAATTATCAAGAAGAGATTTTTTAAAATGGGTGTCAGCAACTACTGCTCTTTTAATGTTACCTCCTACTTTTGAACCTCTTGTTGCAGAAGCAGCAGAAGTTATGAATAGAATACCTATTATATGGATTAATATTCAAGATTGTGATGGTAACTCTGAAGCTTTATTAAGATCATCTGCACCTACAGTAGATGAGCTTATTCTTGATTATTTATCTGTTGAATATCATGAAACATTAATGGCTGCAGCAGGAGATCAAGCTGAAAAATGCTTAGAAGATGCAGTTAGGGATTTTAAAGGTAAATATTTATTGTTTGTTGAAGGTTCTATACCTGTTGGTATGCCAGAAGCATTTACTATAGGAAGGCATCCTGAAACAGGGGTTGAAAGAGTCCAAAGACTTGCAAAAGATGCAGCTGCAGTTATAGCAGTCGGTTCCTGTGCTACTTTTGGAGGTATTCCTGCTGCATATCCAAATCCAACTGGTGCAGTTGGAGTTATGGATGTTGTAAAAGGAAAACCAATTGTTAACATTCCTGCATGTCCTCATAATCCTGCAAACTCAGTAGGCGTGATAATGCACTATATTTTAACAGGAGAATTACCTGAACTTGATTCACTTTTAAGGCCAAAATTTGCTTTTGGTTATAGAATTCATGATAACTGTGAGAGAAGAGCCCACTTTGATGCTGGAGAATATGTTGAAGAATGGGGAGATGAAGGTGCTAAAAATAATTTCTGTTTATATAAAATGGGATGTAAAGGTCCATTTACATTCAATAACTGTTCAATAATTAGATATAACGATGGTACAAATTGGCCTATTGGTGTAGGAAGAGGATGTATTGGTTGTGCGGAACCGGATTTTTGGGATAAATATGCAACAGAAAGACCTCTTGCAAATAGTGATATACATCCTCCTGGACTTTGGGGTGTAGAAGCTACTGTTGATAAAGTTGGTCTTGGAATTTTAACTGCTACTGCTATAGGTATAGGTATACATGCAGTTGCTAGTGCAGTAGCAGGTAAAAAAGAAGAAACAAAATAA
- a CDS encoding NADH-quinone oxidoreductase subunit B family protein yields MKTLLWIQGLTCNGNTHSLLNAENPSFYDIFSKIKLLFHPAISSDEDLIKIIKDITQNKISLTFLVVEGSITKNKSFCRVGDFSIAEIIDQLKDKAEFIIAVGNCASFGNIPALYKENTNVVGLQYIFTEKKGLLPPNFKTKSGYPVINISGCPIHPAWFMQTILALYYEKPLILDAFNRPKEIYMYLPHDGCIRNEYFEWKEESEEFGHKEGCLFYNLGCKGPLTHAPCNKILWNRTSSKTRAGMPCLGCTEFNFPLRENYFETKKNIGIPEEVPLGVSKRAYITISGVAKSLRNERVKKKLEETD; encoded by the coding sequence ATGAAAACTTTACTCTGGATTCAAGGATTAACATGTAATGGAAATACACATTCTTTATTAAATGCAGAAAATCCTTCTTTTTATGATATTTTTTCAAAAATAAAACTTTTATTTCATCCAGCAATCTCTTCTGATGAAGATTTAATTAAGATAATAAAAGATATAACTCAAAATAAAATTTCATTAACCTTTTTAGTTGTTGAAGGTTCTATTACAAAAAATAAAAGTTTCTGTAGAGTAGGAGATTTTTCTATAGCAGAAATAATAGATCAACTAAAAGATAAAGCTGAATTTATAATTGCAGTAGGGAATTGCGCCAGTTTTGGAAATATTCCAGCTTTATATAAAGAAAATACTAATGTAGTTGGTCTTCAATATATATTCACAGAAAAAAAGGGTCTTTTACCTCCAAATTTTAAAACAAAATCAGGATACCCAGTAATTAATATTAGCGGTTGCCCTATCCATCCTGCATGGTTTATGCAAACAATTTTAGCTTTATACTATGAAAAACCTCTTATTTTAGATGCTTTTAATAGACCAAAAGAGATATATATGTATTTACCCCATGATGGTTGTATAAGAAATGAATATTTCGAATGGAAGGAAGAATCAGAAGAATTTGGACATAAAGAAGGATGTTTATTTTATAACTTAGGCTGTAAAGGACCTTTAACACATGCACCTTGCAATAAAATACTATGGAATAGAACTTCTTCTAAAACACGAGCAGGTATGCCTTGTTTAGGATGTACAGAGTTTAACTTCCCTTTAAGGGAAAATTATTTTGAAACAAAAAAGAATATAGGTATCCCAGAAGAAGTTCCCTTAGGTGTAAGTAAAAGGGCTTACATAACAATTTCAGGGGTTGCAAAAAGTTTGAGAAACGAAAGAGTAAAAAAGAAATTAGAAGAAACTGATTAA
- a CDS encoding HypC/HybG/HupF family hydrogenase formation chaperone → MCLSIPSKIIEILPDNYAIVDTMGVKRKVSLDLMPEPVNIGDYVLIHVGYAMTKLSEEDAIESIKVYEEILEKLDEEEGKLHKEVD, encoded by the coding sequence ATGTGTCTTTCAATACCATCTAAAATTATTGAAATATTACCAGATAATTATGCAATTGTTGATACAATGGGAGTAAAAAGAAAAGTATCTTTAGATTTAATGCCAGAACCTGTTAATATTGGTGATTATGTTCTTATTCATGTTGGGTATGCTATGACAAAATTAAGTGAAGAAGATGCCATTGAAAGTATAAAAGTATATGAAGAAATATTAGAAAAATTGGATGAAGAGGAAGGTAAGTTGCATAAGGAGGTAGATTAA
- a CDS encoding Kae1-like domain-containing protein: MKTIDTVKIKIEFEYYKGNENLFYLIKYIADKNKITGYLKRENDKVKIYIKDSFEKVEKFVKELGEKLPYSIFMGTANTVSIEKLDIEIKEGFKLLKEPNLIPQNLSTCPSCLEELFNPENRRFYYPFISCNYCGNHYSYLYEYPFKREKTVFKFFVPCEDCKRELENKESLRFNYELISCHKCLTPIYLKKGEHERYGFDNEKTVGAINTATGIIEKGNLIKVYTGQGLKIIGLINKKNISKVRTFLNIGRKPITILITNPSILNEIAFISDTEIKALASQEKPIVYLTAKEFKEKELVSNNLDFIKVKLPDEPLLILLAQHLKERGINYVFIEELKNELEEEITEFELNADLPIINKQKDTEVFVAQGKIIIKEGEKGILPNIIKSKQTGNLAIANDYAVLDLGNGEYFIDKKEKILFQLPSFVDKLNSVNILNGEYEDIKVPYKEKKDYKAYEGAILSILGEYNKTEEGVIGFYFSSKVNQDLVAVKTKIKSIKPAIWIKPIKIFKDFRKTVKWALEEIKSSSEEGRRLISNFEKKYPDIYNKFANINLDENGKTAYSITAVLNIASILLDIHPYDDISYFEEPYIYLQNEALDFKDNRGLMIDYFLYEENNVFYLNWIKTLQSILSYKIADVDNKMLAFSIFEGLADWMIEQINTISKKLKINNVALAGDFFSNPILTGRIIKHAKGKYPILINRKLPIDNQNIAFGGIFI, translated from the coding sequence ATGAAGACTATAGACACAGTTAAAATAAAAATAGAATTTGAGTATTATAAAGGAAATGAGAACCTTTTTTATTTAATTAAATATATAGCTGATAAAAATAAAATTACTGGATATCTAAAAAGAGAAAATGATAAAGTAAAAATTTACATAAAAGATAGTTTCGAAAAAGTAGAAAAATTTGTAAAAGAACTTGGGGAAAAACTTCCATATTCAATATTTATGGGAACTGCAAATACAGTTTCTATTGAGAAGTTAGATATAGAAATAAAGGAAGGATTTAAATTATTAAAAGAGCCAAATCTTATACCTCAAAATTTATCAACATGTCCATCTTGTTTAGAAGAACTTTTTAATCCTGAGAATAGAAGATTTTATTATCCATTTATATCCTGCAATTATTGCGGAAATCATTATTCATATCTTTATGAGTATCCATTTAAAAGAGAAAAAACCGTATTCAAATTTTTTGTTCCGTGTGAAGATTGTAAAAGAGAATTAGAAAATAAAGAAAGTTTAAGATTCAATTACGAACTTATTTCTTGTCATAAATGTTTAACACCTATTTATCTAAAAAAAGGAGAACATGAAAGATATGGATTTGATAATGAAAAGACTGTAGGAGCTATAAATACAGCTACTGGAATAATAGAAAAAGGAAATTTAATTAAAGTCTATACAGGACAAGGATTAAAAATAATAGGATTAATAAACAAAAAGAATATATCAAAAGTAAGAACTTTTTTAAACATTGGTAGAAAACCAATTACTATTTTAATTACGAATCCTTCAATACTAAATGAAATTGCTTTTATATCTGATACAGAAATCAAAGCTTTAGCTTCCCAAGAAAAACCCATTGTTTACTTAACAGCAAAAGAATTTAAAGAAAAAGAACTTGTTTCTAATAATCTTGATTTTATAAAAGTTAAACTTCCTGATGAACCTCTCTTAATTCTTTTAGCACAACATTTAAAAGAAAGAGGTATAAATTACGTATTTATAGAAGAATTAAAAAATGAATTAGAAGAAGAAATTACAGAATTTGAACTAAATGCTGATTTACCAATTATAAACAAACAAAAAGATACAGAAGTTTTTGTTGCTCAAGGAAAGATAATAATTAAAGAAGGAGAAAAGGGTATATTACCTAATATAATAAAGTCAAAACAAACAGGAAATCTTGCTATAGCAAATGATTATGCAGTATTAGATTTAGGAAATGGAGAATATTTCATAGATAAAAAAGAAAAAATACTTTTCCAGCTTCCAAGTTTTGTAGATAAATTAAATAGTGTAAATATACTAAATGGAGAATATGAAGATATTAAAGTTCCATATAAAGAAAAAAAAGATTATAAAGCTTATGAAGGAGCTATTTTATCTATTCTTGGAGAATATAATAAAACTGAAGAAGGAGTAATCGGCTTTTACTTTTCTTCAAAGGTAAATCAAGATTTAGTTGCCGTAAAAACAAAAATAAAATCTATTAAACCTGCTATTTGGATTAAACCAATCAAAATTTTTAAAGATTTTAGAAAAACTGTAAAATGGGCTTTAGAAGAAATTAAAAGTTCTTCAGAAGAAGGAAGAAGATTAATTTCTAATTTTGAGAAAAAGTATCCAGACATATACAACAAATTTGCAAATATAAATTTAGATGAAAATGGAAAAACTGCTTATAGTATTACAGCAGTATTAAATATAGCTTCAATTCTTTTAGATATACATCCTTATGATGATATTTCATACTTTGAAGAACCATATATATATTTACAAAATGAAGCTTTAGATTTTAAAGATAATAGAGGATTAATGATAGATTACTTCTTATATGAAGAAAATAATGTATTTTATTTAAACTGGATTAAAACATTGCAAAGTATTCTTTCATACAAAATTGCAGATGTTGATAATAAAATGCTTGCTTTTTCAATATTTGAGGGTTTAGCTGATTGGATGATAGAACAGATAAATACAATTTCAAAGAAATTAAAAATTAATAATGTAGCTTTAGCAGGAGATTTCTTTAGTAATCCGATTTTAACAGGTAGAATCATAAAACATGCTAAAGGTAAATATCCAATATTAATAAATAGGAAACTTCCTATAGATAACCAGAATATAGCTTTTGGTGGAATTTTTATTTAA
- a CDS encoding HyaD/HybD family hydrogenase maturation endopeptidase, with product MKKIGIVGIGNILFKDEGIGVFVVKYLEENYQFNPNIDLIDAGTLGFRLMEYLEDYEHLILIDTISIKDKPGSVFRLTDEELVGIGSYHQTAHEVEVVQMLELTALKGNRAEVIIIGIIPENICSSEIGLTETLEDIPFKTAVAQVLKELEKLGITYKKVNNKTLKEVVIKNFGSYNGELINKRITNEDYRHS from the coding sequence ATGAAGAAAATAGGAATAGTTGGTATTGGGAATATACTTTTCAAAGATGAAGGTATAGGTGTATTTGTTGTTAAGTACTTAGAAGAAAATTATCAGTTTAACCCTAATATAGACCTTATAGATGCAGGTACTCTTGGTTTTAGATTAATGGAATATTTAGAAGATTATGAACATCTTATTCTTATTGATACTATATCAATAAAGGATAAACCAGGAAGTGTATTTAGACTTACAGATGAAGAGCTTGTAGGTATTGGTTCTTATCATCAAACGGCCCACGAAGTAGAAGTTGTTCAAATGCTTGAACTTACTGCTTTAAAAGGTAATAGAGCAGAGGTTATTATTATTGGAATAATTCCTGAAAATATATGTTCTTCTGAAATAGGTCTTACAGAAACACTTGAAGATATTCCTTTTAAAACAGCTGTTGCTCAAGTACTAAAGGAATTAGAAAAATTAGGAATTACTTATAAAAAAGTAAACAATAAAACTTTAAAAGAGGTAGTCATAAAGAACTTTGGTTCTTATAATGGAGAACTAATAAATAAGAGGATAACAAATGAAGACTATAGACACAGTTAA
- a CDS encoding nickel-dependent hydrogenase large subunit produces MSKTKERIVIDPITRIEGHLRIEVIIDENNRIVDAYSSATMWRGIEIILKGRDARDCGLMAMRICGVCTGTHYQRSIEAVEHALGITIPKNARLVRNLIQGSLYVHDHLVHFYHLHALDWVDVISALKADPYKAAKVAERYSENPWENSPNKYKAVQERLKRFAKGGRLGPFANAYWGNKSYKFTPEQNLVALTHYLDALEVQRWMAQMMAVWGGKNPHPQSLVVGGVTCVKDLKDPSRHALFKELLEKSRDFVNRAYLPDILMAADAYKDDALNGVGSGLGNYLAYGGFRLDDNPMYKGKTLFPSGVVLNKDLSRVIPFDQEKVAEDVTHSWYKYEGTDKPLHPFEGQTNPDYTGFDKDGLLKVEEKYSWIKAPIYDDTRVEVGPLARMIVGYASGDERIKSYVNKALKAAGLPAKALFSTVGRTAARAIETQLMADMMMEWSDELASNCAQGDLSTWTEFDYEELTKGKELKGYGLEEAPRGALGHWVRIVDGKVANYQAVVPSTWNAGPRDYKGRMGAYESAIVSNTVVADKNQPVEILRTVHSFDPCIACAVHIIDTKGKELGVYKVDPVGGFCNV; encoded by the coding sequence ATGTCAAAAACTAAAGAAAGAATAGTTATAGACCCTATTACAAGAATTGAAGGACATTTGAGAATTGAGGTAATAATAGATGAAAATAATAGAATTGTAGATGCATATAGCTCAGCTACAATGTGGAGAGGTATAGAAATTATTTTAAAAGGAAGAGATGCAAGAGATTGTGGTCTTATGGCAATGAGAATATGTGGAGTTTGTACAGGAACACATTACCAAAGAAGTATTGAAGCAGTAGAACATGCCCTAGGAATTACAATACCTAAAAACGCAAGACTTGTTAGAAATTTAATTCAAGGATCCCTTTATGTACATGATCATTTAGTTCATTTTTATCATCTTCACGCATTAGATTGGGTAGATGTAATATCAGCATTAAAAGCTGATCCTTATAAAGCTGCTAAAGTTGCAGAGAGATATTCAGAAAATCCTTGGGAAAATTCTCCAAATAAATATAAAGCTGTTCAAGAAAGATTAAAAAGATTTGCTAAAGGTGGAAGACTTGGACCTTTTGCTAATGCTTATTGGGGAAATAAATCTTATAAATTTACTCCTGAGCAAAATCTTGTTGCATTAACTCATTATCTTGATGCATTAGAAGTTCAAAGATGGATGGCACAAATGATGGCTGTTTGGGGAGGTAAAAATCCTCATCCTCAATCATTAGTTGTTGGTGGGGTAACTTGTGTTAAAGATTTAAAAGATCCTTCAAGACATGCTCTATTCAAAGAACTTCTTGAAAAATCAAGAGATTTTGTTAATAGAGCATATCTTCCTGATATTTTAATGGCTGCCGATGCATATAAAGATGATGCATTAAACGGTGTTGGTAGTGGTCTTGGAAATTATCTTGCTTATGGTGGTTTCAGACTTGATGATAATCCTATGTATAAAGGAAAAACTTTATTCCCATCAGGAGTCGTATTAAATAAAGATTTATCAAGAGTAATACCTTTTGATCAAGAGAAAGTAGCTGAAGATGTTACTCATTCTTGGTATAAATATGAAGGAACAGACAAACCTTTACATCCATTTGAAGGTCAAACAAATCCAGATTATACAGGATTTGATAAAGATGGTTTATTAAAAGTTGAAGAAAAATATTCTTGGATAAAAGCTCCTATATACGATGATACAAGAGTAGAAGTAGGACCTCTTGCAAGAATGATTGTTGGATATGCTTCAGGAGATGAAAGAATTAAAAGTTATGTAAATAAAGCATTAAAAGCTGCAGGACTACCTGCAAAAGCATTATTCTCAACTGTTGGAAGGACTGCTGCAAGAGCTATAGAAACTCAACTTATGGCAGATATGATGATGGAATGGTCTGATGAGCTGGCTTCAAACTGTGCACAGGGAGATTTATCAACATGGACAGAATTTGATTATGAAGAACTTACAAAAGGAAAAGAGTTAAAAGGTTATGGATTAGAAGAAGCGCCAAGAGGAGCCTTAGGACATTGGGTAAGAATTGTTGATGGAAAAGTAGCTAACTATCAAGCGGTTGTTCCTTCAACATGGAATGCAGGTCCCAGAGATTATAAAGGAAGAATGGGTGCATATGAATCTGCAATAGTTAGTAATACAGTTGTTGCAGATAAAAATCAACCTGTTGAAATACTTAGAACCGTTCACTCTTTTGACCCATGTATAGCATGTGCAGTTCATATAATTGATACAAAAGGAAAAGAGCTTGGGGTTTATAAAGTAGACCCTGTAGGAGGTTTTTGCAATGTATGA